aaaagtaaagaaaaagaatATGCTGCATGCTGGGGCAATGTCAGGCTCTCTGGCTGTTGCTGGTCTATATGACAATCCCAACATAATAACCAGTTGCCCAATCCAAATAACAGGTatagagactaaataatataatatatatatataaataagagttatcattatatatttttgttgtttCAAATTTTTCATCTGTAATTAAAATTCCTGAATGCAGCTAACTCTAATCTCAAGTAATAATGCTTTTTTGTCaataaccattaaaaaaaaacaaaaaaaaaaaaaaaaaacacgacaattAAAATAAGACTTTCCCACCCTTAACcctattatttttaaaataaaaatatataaatatacagaaaAATAAAACGTCTCAAACATAAATAAGAAAGCACATAATGGCAACAGAGATAATCAGAGAAAAATGGCCTGGAATATTGAGGTCAGCGACATCACACCCCACAGCAATGAGAATTCTCTGTCCCATGGCTTGTCAAATTGATTCTTCCTAAAGCAGCTAATGAAGTTATTTTAGAGTGTCTCCACAGAGAAGGAGCGGACCCAGCTCACCATAAGTAATGGTATACAAGGGAGTGGGGTACTTGTCATATGCCCTAACTGGCCACTTCAGCTTTAAAAGTTACAGTAATATTATATAGTGATGTCTCAAGGACACATTAAAGTACCGTGCACCAGTATCAGTGTACAACAATAGGACTTCCTGTGCCAGGACAATGGCAGCTACACATACCCAATCAAGCACTTGGTAATATCAATCTGGGGCGCCTCATGAAGGTTGGTGTCAATTGAGTCCAGAAGGAATTAAGGTCTACCTTCTATCTTTTATACATGCTAGTCTTTCCTTAAATCTGCATAATGTAATATGCATACACTGTTCTGTGAATTTTCTATCAGTACATTTCTCTTCATCCTTGCACTATTTAACAACTTCATGGCCAGCTTCAGTATGCTTATTTCACATTGGTAATGTGACTGCTACAGCAGTATATATGAATGCATCAAGTTAGTCTCTTATGACTGGGAGCAGCACATAAGGCTAAGGGTGCAGCTCTGTATGAGAGGTAAAAATGCTTGGGACCAGgatatttaatccattttggaccAGTGCTTCATTTGCAAAAAATATTGAAATTTCAAAAGGCAACAAATAAGTTAAAtatttgcacacaaaaaaaaaattcaactacAGTTGAGCCCTTAGTCTCAGTTAACACTGAGGCAACTTCAAAGTCATCTGACTCTGCAAGCCATGCCACACAGCTCACCTTGCAAacaacttctgtaatagaagtcaatgcaagcagcTCCGGagtcgcccccaagtagtacaggaacctcttTCTAAGTCAGAGCAACTTGAGTGCTCCAATTAGAACCATTCCATTGCACTGAATAGAGCGTGACTTGTCAGGCTGCcaagtcacctgacaggtcgccccagtgtgaaccgagccttagaaggAGGGATTGAATTTCCTACCTGAAGCACTTTCTAGCTGTAGACAGCACCCACAAATCTAATTCAAGACAGTAATGGAGCCGACACTCCACATTGGCCATTTTGAAATGACATGTTTTTATAAAAAGACCTTTTCTTTTTGATCTGCAGCCAGGAATTTTTTAAACTGCCAAAAAGATCTAATGTGGCTGCCGTGTACTGAAGCGAATATTACATATGTAAATATACCTCTTCTAAATCACTTACTCTTTCTTAAAGCTCTACTCCACTAACAACCTCCTGTTCTCCACCTTAGTCGTCAACTTCCTATTCCCCCATCTTCACATGACAGGTTACTTTTATAACTGTTGGCTATATTACCTGTCCCCCACACTGCATACATTTTTCTGGACCAAAATCCTATGAACCAGACAAAATGAAACAAACCcccatgaggctgcactgaagcttGTATAACCATACACTGTCCCAGCACTGCATGGTATGGGTCATCTCTAGCAAATGGTAGAATGTTACTCTACATTAGAAAAGATACatgcaaacactttttttttttaaagtgaacctgccaaGTATGCAATTTTCTGCCCATCACAATAAatattgttaaaataaataaaatatattaaaaataataaaatgtgaaaTCACAAAATAGACATCCATATGGATTTCAATCTCTGCATTTTGATTTTTCCCCGAACAATACGAGTGAAGATTATTTTTACTTCTAGCACTATTATAACATAGGAAGGATACATTGTGTGATGGCTAAAGCGccaaaacagcataaaaataaactTTGATATAAAGGACTATAATATTTTGTGACAGGCTTACTTTAAGAAAATCCAATGCTTTTCTAAAGCACTATCCAACATGTAGAAGCATACTAGttctgagttccacagcctcaatGTGCTGTGAATGGAATTCTGTAGTTTAGATATGAGTTTTGGATTGGCACGGGTGTTTTTGAATTAGTATTTTTGTATCCCTTTGCCAGATTTGCCCCCAAAAGCTCTTGTTTCCCCACAGTAGGCACTGTAATGTCTCCTTTTGACACGTTCACCATCAGGTCAAGATAACAAAGAAGAGTGAAGGATCCCCTCAATGGCTGCAGCAGGAGAATAGAATTACTGACACAGGTGATGAGATCTTACGGCAAGAGCTCTCCTTGCAATATAAGAAGCTGGTGGACCTTTCAAACCATTGGCTTTCACGCAAAACTGAAACATGGATGTACCCTGTAAAATTACTGTAGTTCATAACACAACGCATATAGGGACAAGCCTagtggaaatgtaaaaaaacaaaacgaaaacaaATTTGATGACCAATTATGGAAGTCTTATACTGGTTGCTAGCCACATCTTTTGAAAGCTGCAGTCTGAAGTGTGGCTGATAGCTGTTGGTGGTGTGAGATGGGACTGGATGCACAAGGAAAGACATTTTGCATTTGTTAAGAGTAAGAGTTCCCAGAGGATTTCACAATGGTGATCACACTGGTGGCAGCAACTTTTGCTGGAGTGATAGGCCCTAAGGACACAGAGTGCGCAAAGTTCTGCAGAGCCTCATATTTGGCCCTTAGGGCATCCAGCTCCAGTTTTATGGTAGAATTCTCCTGTGCTAGCTTATCCACTTCATGCTGGAGGTCATTCTTCTGTTTCTCTAGTTCTTCCTTTTGGGAAACACGCTTTACACGGCAGCTGGCGGCATAGCCTCTGTTCTTTAGGGTCCTTCTCCTTTGTTTGAGCCGCACCACATCTTCCTTTGACAAACCACGCAAGTGGTGGTTAAGCTCCCGCACAGACATTGACATTAATTCATCATCTGAGAGGACTGGAGTGTTCTCCCCGGTCTCTCTTTTCACCTACAAAATAAGAATTAGAGTTTGTTAGTGGAAAAGTCATACATATCAGCAGAATTTAATTAATTTACAATACTGAATTAGCACACTTACAGactgaactggatggacctgtgcctttaaccttaaactatgggactgatttgctttaaaaaaaaaaaaaaaaaaaaaaaaaaaaaaaaaaaaaggtagccgTGTAGTGCTTTTTACCAAAACAAAGTTTGCATGCACTGTAAACATGCTTCTCCCTGCACATTACATCAATACTGGACTTCAATCACTGACAAACAACGCAACTCTGCATGAGGTCTGCTAGTCTGTGTGGGGACAGAGACAGGTTGGATAGCATGCACTTGGCGGGGAGGGGAGGCAGTCTGCACAGGCCAATAGGCCTTCCTTCATTTTGTCTGAAGATTTGGGAGATTTAGGAAGCCAGGGTTTATGATGAAACTTGACCCCTTGCTTGGGTCTGATTTTAGAGGTTGAAACCTGGGTGTAACAAATGGAACCCTTCTTAGCGTCAAAGGGGTAATCAGTCTTTATAGTTTGGACTTCTTTTGCTGGGGAAAATTAGTACTCTTACCACCGATGACGTCATGTCTTTAATAAGGGTGTTCTGGAACGTTTACCATAAAGGGCATGCATAACAAGCACTTTTTACATTGAAGTTCCACAGACCAATATTTCAGCTAAAAAGAGTTCTTTGCTTATTTACCATTACTAGACTCATTCGAAAAAGAAGATGGAAATGTAGACTAATCCAAGTCAAATCAATTTGGTGTAGGGCTGTAGGCATAAGCCCTAAGTGCTCTACAAGCATTGCATCAACAAGGATAATAGCTGGATGTATGGACATCCATTTAGTCCATTCCCCCAGATTTTGAcatagtcattaaaaaaaaaaaaagagaagttctGGGTTTTAATAAAAACCAAACATACTCACCTAGGGGgttgcagcatcgatctgatgctgtaCCTGTCTCCCACTGGCTCTGtagtgaaaactgagcgatcaaacagcatggatcactcagttctccccctccgctctgagcagagagccatgactgtcagcagctctctcctctggcgctcactgaagcactgggctgtggaggggccgaCTCAGACTCTTAGCgggtcactgagaggctgagccacatACCGATCCAGGCTTCTGTGCGGAtacc
This portion of the Aquarana catesbeiana isolate 2022-GZ linkage group LG07, ASM4218655v1, whole genome shotgun sequence genome encodes:
- the MAFF gene encoding transcription factor MafF, coding for MSSDGLSSKALKVKRETGENTPVLSDDELMSMSVRELNHHLRGLSKEDVVRLKQRRRTLKNRGYAASCRVKRVSQKEELEKQKNDLQHEVDKLAQENSTIKLELDALRAKYEALQNFAHSVSLGPITPAKVAATSVITIVKSSGNSYS